In Leishmania infantum JPCM5 genome chromosome 9, the following proteins share a genomic window:
- the ATG8C.1 gene encoding putative ATG8/AUT7/APG8/PAZ2: MSAYVLSTPLEARVAKCASLRAANAVPVVVEEAQARGGKAHFSALARETTVAQLVAAVRGFRGVDAKKPVALTVAGCSVSPSATLGELHDACRRADDGMLYVAYTAERCMGAAVCTPCGSCAWDGSTADDDVII, translated from the coding sequence ATGTCCGCCTACGTGttgtcgacgccgctggaggCCCGCGTTGCGAAGTGCGCGAGCCTGCGCGCTGCGAACGCGGTGCCCGTTgtcgtggaggaggcgcaggcgcgcggcggcaaggcACACTTCAGCGCTCTGGCGCGCGAGACGACGGTTGCACAGCTTgtggccgcggtgcgcggctTCCGCGGCGTGGACGCGAAGAAGCCGGTGGCGCTGACGGTTgccggctgcagcgtgtcgccgtcggcgacgctCGGCGAGCTGCACGACGCGTGCAGGCGAGCGGACGACGGCATGCTGTACGTCGCCTACACCGCGGAGCGCTGCATGGGCGCTGCGGTGTGCACGCCGTGCGGCTCGTGCGCGTGGGACGGCAGCACTGCGGACGATGACGTGATCATTTAA
- a CDS encoding microtubule associated protein-like protein, translating into MSAYVLSTPLEARVAKCASLRAANAVPVVVEEAQARGGKAHFSALARETTVAQLVAAVRGFRGVDAKKPVALTVAGCSVSPSATLGELHDACRRADDGMLYVAYTAERCMGAAVCTPCGSCAWN; encoded by the coding sequence ATGTCCGCCTACGTGttgtcgacgccgctggaggCCCGCGTTGCGAAGTGCGCGAGCCTGCGCGCTGCGAACGCGGTGCCCGTTgtcgtggaggaggcgcaggcgcgcggcggcaaggcACACTTcagcgcgctggcgcgcgagaCGACGGTTGCACAGCTTgtggccgcggtgcgcggctTCCGCGGCGTGGACGCGAAGAAGCCGGTGGCGCTGACGGTTgccggctgcagcgtgtcgccgtcggcgacgctCGGCGAGCTGCACGACGCGTGCAGGCGAGCGGACGACGGCATGCTGTACGTCGCCTACACCGCGGAGCGCTGCATGGGCGCTGCGGTGTGCACGCCGTGCGGCTCGTGTGCCTGGAACTAG
- a CDS encoding microtubule associated protein-like protein, which yields MSAYVLSTPLEARVAKCASLRAANAVPVVVEEAQARGGKAHFSALARETTVAQLVAAVRGFRGVDAKKPVALTVAGCSVSPSATLGELHDACRRADDGMLYVAYTAERCMGAAVCTPCGSCA from the coding sequence ATGTCCGCCTACGTGttgtcgacgccgctggaggCCCGCGTTGCGAAGTGCGCGAGCCTGCGCGCTGCGAACGCGGTGCCCGTTgtcgtggaggaggcgcaggcgcgcggcggcaaggcACACTTcagcgcgctggcgcgcgagaCGACGGTTGCACAGCTTgtggccgcggtgcgcggctTCCGCGGCGTGGACGCGAAGAAGCCGGTGGCGCTGACGGTTgccggctgcagcgtgtcgccgtcggcgacgctCGGCGAGCTGCACGACGCGTGCAGGCGAGCGGACGACGGCATGCTGTACGTCGCCTACACCGCGGAGCGCTGCATGGGCGCTGCGGTGTGCACGCCGTGCGGCTCGTGCGCGTAG
- a CDS encoding putative kinesin yields the protein MKVFCRFAPPPAAVPGVDAPAGGHCRIPREPAEAVLLMRAEGPSSAATRTTAASPMATGARVYLADPTTFSKATFSCDGVFLPSTPTAATPAAMAAQQQHLYDVTCKSLLVPAPRPLERQRRWCSSSPVPTAARRIYLAYGQTASGKTYSLFGETSTSSGVEGLSPAAGVVPRYLHDVFSRRNGAVQRRRLCSTGRGSGDGAADDVFVDLSCFEVYNEAATDLVALSVALSTIDFTCSTGAAGLARGSVDRRLSSKTPTDAAAGVTPSVRSSDLRRQLPVWMAHELYRSEQQPDGADAYTQEDLWGTRSESSASVETGCAATAGAAAAPFALSPTLSRFLKTEYKATEKQQVLRSLERARCTTFAEAQAVLQALLALRQECATRRNQSSSRGHLVLCVRVYAPAARDHPAGEWIMQHETAFVDLAGSESGKLADADVADLHASKVESHQPRRRGQAATGAASSSRASSLHSRVSLDTSMQSGVSSQHSGISSGTTTVSSVYHRSLLRPSPEEDKRAARVRRRRETRSINASLLALRKVFRALYEATRLSHTAVAQGSAAAAAATKLPRRPPLHHAPFKDSALTAILEPFLVPQPSAATPSSSTSPSEPEGAAAVQVVLLVCCSSRSVDFFETVASLRLGAEAAAVKPEVVLRALPVQQRAQQHQLHLKPHYNSAGRRHREGSGCAACLPPRLCRSASAPSRRLALSGDEDEQGEVDDLSECTTAPGIRAVSSERHDGRRPGEVVMSAADAARLCDEARQYKKTAQQLYKQCKSLCESYDACVDELQWCRAALSERDTRVAELEAALEKATRACAADSSRQPQQPLPEPVQPRTPKASRNSIAAHGSPAARTPHPLRLQRSSREAAADESCEVIPAVNDGGQLEVNPDPVPSATASVTAGSMRATSTNSTAREGSGRWMVSVSPFSTASLAEGTAARMATVREDVENVKDVVDDAGSSGNSIRRQSCGSTVERQQQHARCIIDTLLARQIFPSDEPGEPTQSLSPPCASSPYPVLPTLSARGIAASASSPAQEQRHARTHSSCQDSDSDACVAQGCESDSDGSPLTAEADAAAGEPARAKEVAEASVAVAATSASMSAPRQSYNTARSSSAGATASSLLEGRGSVSVGRSSCDSVAEGPEAELMAFLSSAATAVQGVILPVASASAVLATATWSKDLGVSVSHTVPYDSPLRATTRRMIAMSMDRNREVPHAESAVGGDEEDAVEEVVIRLKKQGHSGALHIPAATCQSTETVGHVEVNGRAASKPPCHSPSLGAVSSVPATPSALPLGQVCQL from the coding sequence ATGAAGGTGTTCTGCCGTTttgctccgccgccggcggcagtCCCCGGTGTGGACGCACCAGCGGGCGGGCACTGTCGTATCCCACGGGAACCAGCTGAGGCCGTCCTCCTCATGCGAGCTGAAGGACCCTCCTCGGCTGCGACAAGGACAACGGCCGCGTCTCCCATGGCCACCGGAGCGCGCGTCTACCTCGCTGACCCGACCACTTTCAGCAAGGCGACGTTCTCCTGCGACGGCGTATTTCTTCCGTCAACacccacagcagcaacaccggcGGCTATGGCTGCGCAGCAACAACACCTGTACGACGTGACGTGCAAGAGcctgctggtgccggcgccgcgcccactcgagcggcaacggcgatggtgcagcagctctcccgtaccgacggcggcgcgtcgcaTTTACCTCGCCTACGGGCAGACAGCGAGCGGCAAGACGTACAGCCTGTTCGGCGAGACCTCGACGAGCTCTGGCGTCGAGGGACTGTCCCCTGCGGCAGGTGTGGTGCCCCGCTACCTGCACGACGTCTTCAGCAGAAGGAACGgcgcagtgcagcggcggcgtctaTGCAGCACcggccgtggcagcggcgacggcgccgccgatgacGTCTTTGTCGACCTTTCGTGCTTTGAGGTGTACAACGAGGCCGCGACGGATCTGGTGGCGCTCTCCGTCGCGCTGTCGACGATCGACTTCACGTGCTCCACCGGCGCGGCTGGTTTGGCACGAGGTAGCGTGGACCGCCGCCTGAGCTCCAAGACTCCAactgacgctgcagcaggagtgACCCCCTCCGTGAGGTCTTCCGACctacggcggcagctgccggtgTGGATGGCGCACGAACTGTACCGCagtgagcagcagccggaCGGCGCTGACGCGTACACGCAAGAGGACTTGTGGGGCACGCGTAGCGAGAGCTCCGCGTCGGTGGAGACAggctgcgccgcgaccgctggagcagcagcggcaccgttcGCATTATCACCGACCCTGTCGCGGTTTCTAAAGACCGAGTACAAGGCTACTGAAAAGCAGCAGGTGTTACGGTCACTGGAGCGGGCACGATGCACGACCTTCGCCGAAGCTCAAGCGGTCCTGCAGGCCCTGCTTGCTCTGCGGCAGGAGTGCGCCACCCGTCGCAACCAGAGCTCCTCCCGTGGCCATCTCGTCCTGTGCGTCCGGGTCTacgcgccagcggcgcgtgACCATCCGGCAGGTGAGTGGATTATGCAGCACGAGACGGCGTTTGTGGATCTGGCCGGGTCAGAAAGCGGTAAGCTCGCTGATGCCGACGTAGCCGATTTGCACGCCTCTAAGGTGGAGTCCCATCAGCCGAGGCGGCGAGGCCAAGCAGCCACCGGagcagcgtcctcgtcgcgcgCGAGCAGTCTGCACAGCCGCGTCTCACTAGATACCTCCATGCAATCTGGCGTCTCCTCGCAGCacagcggcatcagcagcggcaccactaCTGTCAGCTCGGTATATcatcgctctctcctccgcccaTCTCCCGAGGAAGACAAGAGGGCGGCAcgggtgcggcggcggcgcgagacGAGGTCTATCAACGCAAGTCTCCTGGCCCTTCGCAAGGTCTTCCGTGCTCTCTATGAAGCGACGCGGTTGAGCCACACAGCCGTCGCTCAGgggtcagcagcagcagcagcggcgactaAACTCCCACGCCGgcctccgctgcaccacgccCCTTTCAAGGACAGCGCGTTAACGGCGATCCTCGAGCCTTTTCTGGTGCCGCAGCCATCTGCAGCGACTCCATCATCATCCACCTCTCCGAGTGAACCAgagggtgccgccgccgtgcaggtTGTGCTGCTTGTGTGCTGCTCCAGTAGGTCCGTCGACTTCTTCGAGACAGTCGCCTCCCTGCGGTTGGGGGCAGAGGCCGCTGCAGTGAAACCGGAGGTCgtcctgcgcgcgctgccggtgcagcagcgcgcgcaacAACATCAGCTGCACCTCAAGCCACACTACAACagcgccggccgccgccaccgcgagggcAGCGGGTGCGCGGCATGTTTGCCTCCGCggctctgccgcagcgcgtcggcCCCGAGTCGACGGTTGGCGCTTTCAGGCGATGAGGATGAACAGGGGGAGGTGGACGACCTCAGCGAGTGCACCACCGCGCCCGGCATCAGGGCTGTGTCAAGTGAGCGTCACGACGGGCGCAGACCTGGTGAGGTCGTCATGagtgccgccgacgctgcccGCCTCTGCGATGAGGCTCGCCAGTACAAGAAAACGGCCCAGCAGCTTTACAAGCAGTGCAAGTCACTCTGCGAGAGCTATGACGCATGCGTTGATGAGCTGCAgtggtgccgcgccgcgctgtCGGAGCGGGACACTCGcgtcgccgagctggaggcagcgCTCGAAAAGGCCACTcgtgcatgcgcagcagACTCGTcgaggcagccgcagcagcctctACCGGAGCcggtgcagccgcgcacCCCAAAAGCAAGCCGCAACAGTATCGCCGCCCACGGATCACCCGCTGCACGAACGCCTcacccgctgcgccttcagcgcagcagccgagaaGCGGCTGCGGATGAGTCCTGTGAAGTCATCCCAGCAGTTAACGACGGGGGTCAGCTGGAGGTGAACCCTGACCCTGTGCCGTCCGCCACAGCGTCGGTCACCGCAGGGAGTATGCGAGCTACTTCCACCAACTCCACAGCACGAGAAGGCAGCGGGCGGTGGATGGTGAGCGTGTCGCCCTTCTCCACCGCGTCGCTCGCAGAAGGAACGGCAGCCCGCatggcgacggtgcgcgaGGACGTAGAGAACGTGAAGGACGTTGTCGAtgacgccggcagcagcggcaacagcatTCGCCGTCAATCCTGCGGGTCAACCGttgagcggcagcagcagcacgctcgATGCATCATTGACACGCTCCTGGCGCGGCAGATATTCCCTTCAGACGAGCCAGGGGAACCGACCCAGTCCCTGTCACCACCCTGCGCAAGCTCTCCCTATCCGGTCTTGCCCACGCTCTCAGCGCGCGGCATTGCGGCGTCAGCATCGTCACCagcgcaggagcagcggcacgcacgaACTCACAGCAGCTGTCAAGACAGCGATAGCGACGCATGCGTTGCTCAAGGATGCGAGTCCGACAGCGATGGGAGCCCGCTcacagcggaggcggacgcgGCAGCCGGTGAGCCGGCACGTGCGAAAGAGGTGGCCGAGGCCAgtgttgctgttgcggcAACCTCTGCTTCCAtgtcggcgccgcgtcaGTCTTACAACAccgcccgctcctcctccgccggtGCAACGGCGTCGTCCTTGCTggaagggaggggcagcGTCAGTGTCGGGCGGTCTTCCTGCGACAGTGTCGCGGAGGGGCCGGAGGCTGAGTTAATGGCCTTTCTGTCCTCTGCGGCTACCGCCGTGCAAGGGGTCATTTTACCAGTGGCATCAGCCTCAGCAGTGTTAGCCACTGCGACATGGTCGAAGGACTTGGGCGTCAGTGTGTCGCACACTGTTCCGTACGACTCTCCACTTCgtgcgacgacgaggcggatGATCGCCATGTCGATGGATCGCAACCGCGAGGTGCCTCACGCAGAGTCGGCGGTCGGCGGTGATGAGGAGGACGCCGTCGAGGAAGTGGTGATCCGGCTGAAGAAGCAAGGCCACAGTGGCGCTCTTCACATCCCTGCGGCGACCTGTCAGTCGACGGAAACTGTCGGGCATGTCGAGGTGAACGGCAGGGCGGCATCAAAGCCACCCTGTCACAGCCCCTCTCTTGGCGCAGTTTCCTCGGTgcccgcgacgccgtcggcatTGCCCCTGGGGCAGGTGTGCCAACTGTGA
- a CDS encoding putative protein kinase has protein sequence MGTSGFSRLRSLTPTPYPGTQGSPYRRHRFVGVNLPGAPPPSIDFSSIQRTVKEVYEVHEKLSEGTYGEVFKGVDKRTGAAVALKRIKMLSTHQGFPQTSLREVIALRHIQNQRERLEERLRNDAHHRGAVAITDPLAEVSQLCDVLLYDRQQRDIVLVFAYATASLAGLCRRQFAFTPSEMALLMKKLLIAVRKLHEMRIIHRDIKSDNVLVTSEGEVQLTDFGLCSIAAPGSSRSGTHVWRTPSVITLAYRPPEMLLGSTAYDEKVDVWSLGCLLAQMFLLEPPFYRHRAQAQQQQQRAPERSAATELEQLSRITEILGPLPPVSVYHPDSCQHMRVLEQLEVQGRLAEAGRAAQPANWGRLQTIFEPSFLYQQFHGFRGWFEAELGRSRHQPHRRPTQACMDVLCAALQLDPQQRPTAAELLRMPYFTTLDDAPLLGSYQRVLPVTPEREAEVRRGFMTKVQRCGDSHTQRRPHQ, from the coding sequence ATGGGGACAAGCGGCTTCTCACGCCTACGCTCGCTTACACCCACGCCGTATCCCGGCACGCAAGGGTCTCCATACCGTCGTCACCGCTTTGTGGGGGTGAACCTCCCCGGTGCTCCGCCACCGTCCATTGACTTCAGCTCCATTCAGCGCACCGTGAAGGAAGTCTATGAAGTGCACGAGAAGCTCAGCGAGGGCACGTACGGCGAGGTGTTCAAGGGCGTCGACAAGCGAaccggcgctgcggtggcgctgaaGCGCATCAAGATGCTGAGCACCCATCAAGGATTTCCCCAGACCTCGCTGCGGGAGGTGATTGCCCTTCGGCACATCCAGAACCAGCGCGAGCGGCTCGAAGAACGACTGCGCAACGACGCGCATCACCGTGGCGCGGTGGCCATCACGGATCCTCTCGCTGAGGTCTCGCAACTGTGTGATGTTCTCCTCTAcgatcggcagcagcgcgacatTGTGTTGGTGTTCGCGTACGCCACAGCGAGTCTGGCTGGCCTGTGTCGCCGCCAGTTCGCCTTCACACCATCGGAGATGGCCCTTCTCATGAAGAAGCTTCTCATCGCGGTGCGCAAGCTGCACGAGATGCGCATCATTCACCGGGACATCAAGTCTGACAACGTACTCGTAACGAGTGAGggcgaggtgcagctgaCCGACTTTGGGCTGTGCTCCATCGCAGCGCCTGGGTCGTCGCGATCTGGCACGCATGTGTGGCGGACGCCGAGCGTGATTACTCTGGCCTACCGTCCGCCAGAGATGCTGTTGGGCAGTACCGCGTATGATGAGAAGGTCGATGTGTGGTCGCTTGGGTGCCTGCTCGCTCAGATGTTCCTCCTCGAGCCCCCCTTCTACAGGcaccgcgcgcaggcgcagcagcagcagcaacgtgCTCCAGAGCGATCGGCGGCCACGGAGCTCGAGCAGCTCTCCCGCATTACAGAGATTCTGgggccactgccgccggtgAGCGTTTATCACCCGGACTCGTGTCAGCACATGCGGGTTCTAGAGCAGCTGGAAGTGCAGGGGCGCCTGGCGGAGGCTGGGCGAGCAGCACAACCGGCAAACTGGGGCAGGCTGCAGACCATCTTCGAGCCCAGCTTTCTGTATCAGCAGTTCCACGGCTTTCGGGGCTGGTTTGAGGCGGAGTTGGGGCGCTCGCGGCACCAGCCACATCGTCGGCCCACGCAGGCATGCATGGATGTGCTCTGCGCGGCCCTGCAACTCgacccgcagcagcgtcccaccgcggcagagctgctgcgcatgccGTACTTTACCACCTTGGACGACGCCCCGTTGCTGGGCAGCTATCAACGGGTCCTCCCCGTCACCCCGGAGCGGGAAGCTGAGGTACGCCGCGGTTTCATGACAAAGGTGCAACGATGCGGGGACAGTcacacgcagcgccgcccgcatCAGTGA